Proteins co-encoded in one Pararge aegeria chromosome 19, ilParAegt1.1, whole genome shotgun sequence genomic window:
- the LOC120632173 gene encoding uncharacterized protein K02A2.6-like — MAMFTLDKFECEGEIGSVAVRWERWKRSLYIYLVAAGIDTEVKKRACLLHFGGVELQEVFYNIPGANVTPGNTNDGKVFEIAIQKLDEYFAPKQSKGFERHLFRLIKQEPQEKFEKFLIRLRHQATKCQFTNIEEHIMEQITEKCSSDDLRKKILKTGDKMTLDDIISEANALEVIERQLGNFGGKKLESQEVNKIITRRERNQDIRKRAACSRCGSTNHFARDSKCPAKTKSCHKCGIIGHFQRQCRTRDGQKRKSDREEETHNKDLKKFKRNIEETANVASTSKQFDYIFNVNTGPTVSCEIGGTEVNMLIDSGCNHNLITDRTWQFMKRSNSKVTNQNKNPQKKFVAYGSRTPLKLLGAFDADIKLGKRLDQATFYVISGGTRNLLGKITATSLGVLQINIPTAVNNVEWKAFPKFKDVLVEIPIDKSIKPVAQPYRRIPIPLEVKVEDKIKELLQKDIIEEVKGPSNWVSPIVPVLKDNGEVRLCVDMRRANVAIKRENHPLPTMDQLLPKMREAKLFTKLDIQDAFHHIELHPDSRPITTFITGKGLFRFKRMMFGITCAPEIFQKTLERILLGCDGVINFIDDILVFGKDKMEHDDRLEKVLKVLDSYNVVLNKEKCIYRARVVKFLGHELSESGVRPLDKYLSAIKNFRAPATISELQSFLGLVNFVGKWIPHLATTTEPLKELLRQKAGRNSDITGSWNEARQAAFNKLKASLVDISCLGYYNPKDKTTVIADASPVGLGAVLIQTNDEGSRIIAYGNKTLTECERRYCQTEKEALALVWAIEHFNMFLYGKDFDLVTDHKPLETIFGPKSKPCARIERWVLRLQCYRFNIKYSPGKNNIADPLSRLSKSSDDPPLVGVDYVQHVIDQVKPVAIPLQEIIECSRQDAEIQQSKRNELCFYEDILLRGTKIVIPKKLRDQILRITHEGHPGVSAMKTRLRTKVWWPKCDKDAENFCKACKGCVLVSAPNPPNPLKRRELPSDSWVDTAIDLMGPLPSNDYILVIVDYYSRYKEVKICRTITSLEIISQLKDVFSRLGNPVSITADNGRQFTSEEFKLFCLERNIKLYNTIPYWPQQNGEVERQNRDILKRLKICQVEKKNWKESLREYMVMYNSTPHTVTGKTPSELFFRRQFRDKLPMLQDMTYNSEDLEMKDRDKEQKEKGKEYADRKRRAVNGDLDIGEKVYLRNISKSNKLSLNYEPTSHTVESNKNGDVEVRNDTTGQVVRRNILHLKRVEGQWKAVETSDTDKMGSTEIDSE; from the exons ATGGCAATGTTTACACTTGACAAATTCGAATGTGAAGGCGAAATAGGGTCTGTTGCAGTTAGGTGGGAACGGTGGAAACgcagtttatacatatatttagtaGCAGCTGGCATTGACACAGAAGTGAAGAAAAGAGCATGCTTACTTCATTTCGGGGGCGTGGAATTACAAGAGGTTTTCTATAATATACCCGGAGCGAATGTAACGCCAGGCAACACTAACGACGGAAAGGTATTCGAAATTGCAATTCAAAAATTAGATGAGTACTTTGCTCCTAAACAAAGCAAAGGATTCGAGCGGCACCTATTTCGACTTATTAAGCAAGAACCAcaggaaaaatttgaaaaatttctAATAAGATTAAGACATCAGGCAACAAAATGTCAGTTTACAAATATAGAAGAACATATAATGGAACAAATAACAGAAAAATGTTCGTCGGATGACCTTAGGAAAAAAATCTTGAAGACTGGCGACAAAATGACTTTGGATGATATTATTTCAGAGGCTAACGCATTAGAAGTTATAGAAAGACAATTAGGAAATTTTGGAGGCAAGAAATTAGAAAGTCAGGAGGTAAACAAGATTATTACAAGAAGAGAGAGGAACCAGGATATAAGGAAACGTGCAGCTTGTAGTCGATGTGGGAGCACGAACCATTTTGCCCGCGATTCAAAATGCCCTGCCAAGACTAAGAGTTGTCATAAATGTGGAATTATAGGCCATTTTCAAAGACAGTGCCGAACCAGGGACGGACAGAAGAGAAAATCGGATCGAGAGGAAGAAACTCATAATAAGGATTTGAAAAAATTCAAACGAAACATTGAAGAAACTGCTAATGTAGCTTCTACGAGCAAACAATTCGACTACATCTTCAATGTAAACACGGGTCCTACAGTATCGTGTGAAATAGGCGGTACGGAAGTAAACATGTTAATAGACTCTGGCTGCAATCATAATTTAATCACGGACAGGACATGGCAATTTATGAAACGGAGCAACTCAAAAGTTACTAACCAAAACAAGAACCCGCAAAAGAAGTTTGTTGCATATGGTAGTAGAACTCCATTGAAATTACTGGGAGCTTTTGATGCGGATATAAAACTAGGGAAAAGATTGGACCAAGCTACTTTTTATGTGATCTCCGGGGGTACCCGTAATTTGCTGGGCAAAATAACAGCAACCTCATTAGGAGTTCTACAAATCAATATACCAACAGCTGTTAATAATGTGGAATGGAAAGCCTTTCCTAAATTTAAAGACGTGCTCGTGGAGATCCCAATTGACAAATCAATAAAACCAGTTGCACAACCTTATCGCCGAATACCCATTCCTCTTGAAGTCAAGGTCGAGGACAAGATTAAGGAATTGCTGCAGAAGGACATAATTGAGGAGGTCAAAGGTCCTTCCAATTGGGTTTCACCGATCGTACCTGTACTAAAGGACAACGGTGAAGTTCGATTATGTGTGGACATGCGTCGCGCAAACGTGGCCATTAAACGAGAAAACCACCCACTTCCAACTATGGACCAACTGCTGCCCAAGATGAGAGAAGCAAAATTATTCACCAAACTGGATATACAAGACGCTTTCCATCATATTGAGCTTCACCCTGACTCGAGACCTATAACTACGTTTATAACTGGCAAAGGATTGTTCCGCTTCAAAAGAATGATGTTTGGCATCACCTGTGCGCCAGAAATCTTCCAAAAGACGTTGGAGAGGATTCTTTTAGGGTGTGACGGGGTGATCAACTTTATAGATGACATTCTAGTATTCGGGAAGGATAAGATGGAACACGACGACAGGttagaaaaagttttaaaagtattgGATAGCTATAATGtcgttttaaataaagaaaaatgcaTTTACCGAGCTAGAGTAGTCAAATTCTTAGGACACGAACTTTCAGAAAGTGGGGTTAGACCTCTAGACAAATACTTATCTGCTATCAAAAACTTTAGAGCACCTGCGACCATATCTGAATTACAAAGCTTTCTGGGGTTAGTAAATTTTGTCGGAAAATGGATCCCTCACTTAGCAACGACCACAGAGCCTCTTAAAGAGTTACTTCGGCAGAAAGCAGGAAGAAATTCCGACATTACAGGGTCGTGGAATGAAGCTCGACAAGctgcttttaataaattaaaagcttCTCTTGTTGACATATCATGTCTGGGTTATTATAATCCTAAAGATAAAACCACAGTTATTGCAGATGCGAGCCCTGTTGGACTGGGAGCAGTACTAATTCAAACCAATGATGAAGGTTCTAGGATTATAGCCTATGGGAATAAGACACTAACTGAATGTGAACGTCGGTATTGTCAAACCGAAAAAGAGGCACTGGCACTGGTCTGGGCCATCGAACACTTTAATATGTTCCTTTACGGAAAAGACTTTGACCTGGTGACGGATCACAAACCACTAGAGACAATATTTGGCCCCAAGTCCAAGCCTTGTGCCCGTATCGAAAGATGGGTACTGAGACTGCAGTGTTATAGATTTAACATCAAATATAGCCctggtaaaaataatatagccGACCCACTATCGCGACTTAGCAAGTCATCCGATGATCCTCCACTAGTGGGTGTAGACTATGTTCAACATGTGATAGACCAAGTAAAACCTGTAGCTATTCCATTACAAGAAATTATCGAATGCTCTCGTCAGGACGCGGAAATACAACAGTCAAAAAGG AATGAGTTATGCTTCTATGAAGATATTTTGCTAAGGGGAACTAAAATTGTAATCCCGAAGAAACTGAGAGACCAAATTTTACGTATAACTCATGAGGGGCACCCAGGTGTATCAGCAATGAAAACAAGACTGAGAACTAAAGTCTGGTGGCCAAAATGCGACAAGGACGCGGAGAACTTTTGTAAGGCATGCAAAGGTTGTGTTCTTGTTTCCGCTCCTAATCCTCCTAATCCTTTAAAGAGAAGAGAGCTACCTTCAGATTCTTGGGTTGATACTGCTATTGACCTGATGGGACCATTACCTAGTAATGATTATATTCTGGTAATAGTAGATTACTACTCCAGatacaaagaagtaaaaataTGTCGGACGATAACAAGCTTAGAAATAATCAGCCAACTGAAAGATGTTTTCAGTAGGCTAGGCAACCCAGTATCAATCACGGCAGACAACGGACGTCAATTCACTAGTGAAGAGTTCAAACTATTTTGTTTAGAAAGAAACATAAAGTTATACAACACCATACCCTACTGGCCCCAACAGAATGGGGAAGTAGAGCGGCAGAATAGAGATATTTTGAAACGCCTCAAAATCTGTCAGGTTGAGAAGAAGAATTGGAAGGAATCTTTGCGAGAGTATATGGTTATGTACAACAGCACACCTCACACAGTGACGGGCAAAACTCCTTCGGAATTATTCTTTCGGCGACAGTTTAGAGATAAACTACCAATGCTACAAGACATGACCTACAACTCTGAAGATTTGGAAATGAAAGATAGAGATAAAGAGCAAAAGGAAAAAGGGAAGGAGTACGCGGATAGGAAGAGACGAGCAGTGAATGGTGATTTGGACATAGGTGAAAAGGTCTATCTAAGGAATATAAGTAAAAGTAACAAATTGAGTTTAAATTATGAACCAACAAGTCACACTGTCGAGTCGAACAAAAATGGAGATGTGGAAGTTCGCAATGATACAACGGGCCAAGTGGTAAGgcgaaatattttacatttaaaacgaGTGGAAGGACAGTGGAAGGCAGTTGAGACAAGTGACACGGATAAAATGGGTAGTACCGAAATCGATTCTGAGTAA